TGGACTGAACCAGTCAATTGAATCGAGAACTAGTCAAGAAACTGATTTCTTATTTCGGTGTGTGTGTCAATGACCATTTACTTGTCAAAGTCTTTGGGTGTGatgtaaaatttcatttgtCTTAGTATTGctaagtaattaattatatttgaaatcaTTTTCAATGGAGAAGAAccgttcaattttaaaaagtacaagCATCAATTTGAGAAGAGTCTTTCCCATATAAATCCACTTCTGCCATGGTAGCTTATTGAAAGTGGGTTTAAAAACGGTATAACgataaatttagctcttaatATTTGTCAAGTAAAAATTGGTCTCAGATCTTTAACGAAAAGTATTGTTCTTATGATGGAGTTTTATCTCTTGTACTTTGAGGAGAACTCAGAGAGGTTCAAGCAGTTTAGGGAATGTCTTGGTTAGTGGAGATACAACTTGCAAACTCACGGGAGAGATGTCAGTATTGagcataatattaattatagatATTGGCACATTTTTTGTGAGTTTGTAGGTCGTATCCCCACTAATCGAGGAACTCCCTGAACTTTGTAAACCCTGTTGGGTTCTTCTTAGAGTACGAGAGACAAAATTCCGCCATGAGAATAATACTTTCTGTTGAGGATCCAAGACCAACCTCTCCTTAATAAacgtttaattttttttcattacttTGATCGTAAATTATTGTTTTGAGGGATTTCTTTGGCTttcaactttcaaattttagttaaattattttttatgaaaaaattgactgaaatgttaaaattttatttgaacttgTATGATGCTCGTGTAATAGTCCATTTATACTTCATTccttcttataattttttttttaaatttttatatattttttgatttttttatgaaatactAGTGGATTACCATATGAGCTACTATTAGGGACAATAAAACCCAAACCACCTAATGGATTCTGATCCACACAAaatgatgaaacttttattttttttgagaaatgGATGCAGGATCGGCTGAATGAATTTTTTGAGGGGTAGTGATTATAAAGTGATTATAGTAATTGTTTACATATCTTGCCCCGTCACCACTACatgaaattaccattttaccttcatatataactattaaaaaggtgaaaattcaacaacttgaatttgaatttcaaatgaTATGAacattaaatgtatataaagatcCAAACCGAATAGaccaaaacttaaaatgattCAAGCctacaataattcaattccaaaaacTCAAAcctcaaatttgaaatattttcaaaattttaaaattgaattaacttaAATTGATAGTTGAATCAACCAGATCAACGATTTCTAGTTCaactattacaaaattaaaattctaaaaaattcaaaaaaaatagaaataattaaagaagagagaatacAAATACATGAcaatataaacataaacatttattttataaattataaaaattaaattaaatatttaaatttgaaacgaaattttaattgatttttatgtagttcaatcaaaatttttaatattaatcttattataggtttttatcatatctgctctttttgatacaatacctagaactacccatagccgctcccaacccttaaatagaaagataatccACTTCAATACACTCAAACCTACATCCTCCTACACTAACAACATTATCGATATAAATCGAGTTAAATCTAAGTTCTTTTCCAATTTATAATAGTGAATGAATGGTtaattttcgattcaattcgGATAAGCATGGGAGAAAAATTAAAGAGTGTCAATTCTCGCCACAAACCAAAGTCATCAACCACTACAGAATAGGTAAAACATTGTGCACcataaatttgatttgatgtgtgtaataaaatgtcaaaataatttaaaagaataaaaaggacgaaacattttaattctatataaaatattttatttgaaggaaatattaaataatttgtatttaatttgatattatggGTGCatcgatttaattaaaaatatatttttttaattttactatttcaattaaagatggatttaattatatctatatttattatttaaaaaaccaGTTGATTcgtgacactaactcaatcaaCGACTTAATATATAGTGTATATATCTAACATTATGCTTGAAATAAGgtctaattttttctttcagtCCCTGCACTCCCCGGACTCTTGAAATTCAGTGCCTTTACTTTTAATTCtagaaatttagtccttttacttgtctagttttaaaaaaattaaaactatttgATAACATTGTTAACTAAGATTtactaaatttgaatatatgttatgaattggactttaattttcaaactaaataaacaaagagactaaattttaaattatcgaAGAGTAGAGAGGCTAGAGCACAATTAAACCTTAaattccatatacatatatacatattgtgaCAATCAATCAAAGACCCAGAGTGTCATCTTGTTGGTTGACTTGAATAAAGACTTATAAAGCATACATGTGATATAGTCAAGAATCTAGCCAAGCACCACCACACTTATTTCATTGACTTTTCCACtccatctatttttatttatttatgacaccatcaaagtaatttaatttcataagcaagtttttgtatatttttaattgatatttaaataaataagatatataataatttagtataataataaatttagttaaatcTTATTTCTGATACGAGCAGTTGATAATTGAATTCAACTTTTTTCACTATAAGATAAATAATGTAATCTTAACATGAAGTACATGTAACATGCCAGGCCAACACCgttgaaaataatgttttacTCAACATTTTCGTTTAAAAAAACTACTTGGCTCTTTTTGAACGGTTGAGAGCTAAGTTTAgctaaaaaaaaggaataaggaTCAATTTGACATTGTATGCCTAATGAATTTTTAACCCTACTTTGTTTTATAGGTAAAATTGTTTGGAAGATCCTTACACTATGTATTTTGGGTAGATTTAATCTTCGAGCccatttttttggtgaattttataaaatagtttgACATGATTTTCTTGAAATGGTTTTTTTGTACTATTGGATAAACATGATACatttcccctttttatttaatgtgaAAAGAATTTGTTCAATTGTGCAGACAATACTGGTGTACATATGTCATGCCATCATTtgttgttaaaagaaataaaccacATCAAATTCTTCGACAGGATTGATGAAAAATGTTAGCCCGGGGACTAAAAATATGCTTTTTCAAAAGataaagggactaaatctaCCAAAAATGCATAGTATAGGGATTTTATATGGAATTTGACCTTTTATACACTACCttagatattaaaatgaaaaatgttagCCCGGGGACTAAAAATATGCTTTTTCAAAAGataaagggactaaatctaCCAAAAATGCATAGTATAGGGATTTTATATGGAATTTGACCTTTTATACACTACCttagatattaaaatgaaacctacaataaaattctaaaatttataataatgcAAGTCCCtatcattcttttattgtaataaaatgatagtatgtaaaaatatgtttaaaatgtagTGTTATGGAACattatgaaaatgttaaaacatTATTTGTTTGGCTCAACcattttgaataatttggccaacattaaatatgcatttaatgaagcaatttacaagtaaatgtggtgaccaaaaataattaaggaatctttaataatgttataaaatgtgataataatttattttgactttataaaaaattgttttagtttttgaacttaataatagaaaagttaacatttattaattttcttgaCATGACATGATATGTACATAGTAGCCCACGTGTCCATCATGtcgtaattaattttttaaattaaaaatattattttttgtattttcatattggggtgatttgacaaatagTACAAGTTTAAGAGCggacaaaaaataaatgaaagactaaaattaatttttttgtaaaattagaggccaaataagttattatgccttattaaatatacacatatacatctACAAAGATTTATAATcaacatttttaaaaccatCCGGTTTCTCTGTTAAAATTCGGATGTTCAAGATAAGTGGTTGTTATACATCTATaacaatatttgatatttagataatatttttaattttaaattaaaaaataatatattaatattttattaattagtgaGATTAAAATcatacctttaatttttatttcacttacGATTTTACTAATTTTTGAGAAAAGATGCTATTACAAAGGATTAGTTTGATAGATTGTATACTTCATATTTTATGATTGTTCTGTTATagagagtaaaataaaacataaacaacGGTTCTATAACAATTTGATTGTTATAACAAAATGTTGTTATAAAGGGTGATTGTTACAAAGAGGGCGAATCTAGGAAATTTTTAGAGAGgccaaaattgaattataaattttgagaggttaaaatataattttatcatgtattagtttatgatttcatcatttttgaataggactaaatatatatattttttttattttttggaggccaaagtgcaattttaccacATATGAATTTATAATGGGACTGAAttgtaattttccttttttgtttgcCTAACTCTGTTTTAAATCTTTGGCTAAATTAGCTATATATgcctctctctctttttttttcttttaattggcCAAATAGGCCGTTTTTTCAAGATTTAGGGAAATAGGCCGATTTTGGATAGAGAAACTTGGACGCGCTTTCCACATAATTGACAGGAAAGCCCATCCAGTTGGACGAActtttgccaacatgtcaagGAAAGTGCATTCAGCAGGACGTGTTTTCTTTGGAATTTTCAGAAAACGCTTTTAGCTGGGCAAACTTTCCTGACATGTCAGCAAAATCTCGTCCAATTGGACGCACTTTCACACAATCTCTCCAAAATCAACCTATTTCCCTAACTCTTGAAAAAAACGgcctatttaattaattagcaaAAAAAAGGGGCATATATGCACAATTTAGCCTGAATCTTTGCTATAATTGAGGACCTTGGAACATGTAACAAATTATTGGAAATTATGGTAGCAACTTTTGAGGAAATttctcattaaaattttttgattggcttgattaagaaaaataattactattttattaaatttacattaatACACTTAATTATATGATTCAATCATAAATCCATAATTATGCTTTGGCATAGGAGATAATGCAAGCTCCAATTCTACGAGTAACAAAAATTGACAGCATGTAATGAACTatttggtaaaaatatcatggagGTCCTTGTACTAATTGTTAGATTGCATTCAcctctttactcaaaaaatgggtaaattagtccctttacttagatcaaaaagcaaactagtcttttatattaaaattttcatccatttttactgttaaaaattggcatGACCGACAGAATAATTGAATAGTGTCATGTGGTTGCCACGTGTATCTTATACTGATGTATAGGtactaatttttaacagtagaagaaatttttaacaaaaggaccAATTTTTAATGCAGGTCCATGGCAAACAACGTACatataataaattgatataaaattaatgggtaaattataaaaatattcattcaattattagtttttttttgttttgattctttaaaattttaaaataatattttagtcactaatgttattgaaatttaatatttggtCACTCTGTTAAATCATTAATGGTGGcatttttattggtataataatttAACCCATAATGTTTATAGAtcctatcaatttagtcctaattctaaaaagttcaacaaatttagcctttagctttacatattttgtcaatttagttttacttcttaaaatttaaaatttaaaatttaaaattaaaaacttaaaaataattaaattcagttaaaattctttttatatatataaaatgcatATTCTCTTTTTtgacatgaaatttatttattaaaataatacttttataaacaaaatatttaaaaaaaccataaacaagacTTAAACTAGATACgaacttttccttttttcttttatcaagtCAAGGAGTAATAGTACAAAGATTGAGTGACCAGAGTGTAAACTTGTAAACTtgctaataatttagtgaccaacTTGTAGCTTTCTGAAATTTAGTGACCGAattataaacttactaatagttgagtgaccagcttgtaactttttgaaattcagtgaccaaattgtaaacttactaatagttgagtgaccaaattttaaatttatcaattctaCATCTAAAGTTAGTTAAGAACTTAATGGCACAATGACCAACTTATAActtttcaaatagttcaatgaaCAATTTTGTAACTTGCtgaaattgagtgaccaaagtattaacttactaatagttgaaTGACCTTTACGTGTACTTTATCCATCAAATTATAATAAGTAAAAGTACTGCGGAGGCCTCTATACACTAAGCCTTGCATTTTGCTCActctattaaaaaataggtaaattaacctttatacattaaatcaaagagcaaattgacaTTCTTATTAAAAGCTTCacccatttttactattaaaatttgatcGTTGTACATAAGCATGAGACATACTAGCATGCCATGTATCATTGTTTTTTGTTCCGTAAGCCATGCAggtttttaacagtacaaatgaatgaaaaatttaatagaaaggaCCCAATCCATTTTTAGTAGAAAGGGCAATTGTAATTTTGCTCTTAATACAAGGGTCTccaatgtaattttaccaatgataatctattaattaattatcttttaataaaatcaaatacatGCCCATGGGCATGGCAGCCCCACTCAACCCAACTGCCCATTGATTATTGCCAGCTTTTCCTTTCAATTCCTTTCATCATGATGAGTCACGGTCTCTACCGTCAATGGCTCCATTGCTTCATATTGTTTTTGCCTTTTTGCCATtgttaaataagtaaaagaaaacataactaaaaagCCTTTCACTTCAACACTTCAATCTTTGAGCAATTTACAACCTTTGATTCAGTGTTTGAATTAAGCTTTGGTCCAAACAACaagtgaagaagaagatggtcGTGAACAAGAACAGGAAGTTTGTAAGATTAAGACAAGAGTTTTCAGTTGTTGTTGTGGTGCTGCTGCTGTTTTTCTTATGTCAAAGTTCTGGTTGCTGGTCCTTGAATGAAGAAGGTAactgttcttcttcttcttcttttttgcctTTTTAAGCTTTGGGTTCTGTTTGTTTCTTGCGAAAATATGTTTCTTGAATGAATGCAGGGTTGGCTTTGTTGGGATTAAGAGAGAAAGTGGTGAATGATCCATTTGGTGCTTTATCTGGTTGGAAGAAAGTAGATGGAAAATTTGACCATTGTTCCTGGTTTGGTATCCAATGCTCTAATGGCAAAGTTATTGTcgtgtaagtttttttttttcccttttctgtTTGGTTACCAAGAAAAGAAcggaaaaattttgatttatgggATTAAAAAAAATGCAGGAACTTGAAAGATTTTTGTCTTGAAGGAACATTGGGACCTGAGCTTGGAAATCTAGCTCATATTAAGTCTATGTAAGTGCCTATAAGGTAAAAATACCATGAAGGCCCCTCCACTAAAAGAAataggcaaattagtccctctacattagattaaagagcaaactagtTCTTTCTGtttaaaaattcattcatttctagTGTTAAAAACTGGCATGGCTGATAGAATAACCAAATAGTGGCATGTGGTTTACCTGTGTGTATCTTGCTGGTGCATAGGGACCAGTTGTTAAtaatagaaatggataaaagTTTAAACTGAAGGACCAATTtatctttaatctaatgtatagggactaatttgtccattttttgtGTTGAGGGGCAAATTGCAATCCACCTCCTAGTATAAGgacctccatgatacttttaccgtGCCTGTAATAAAAACCTAGGTCCTTACTTTCTTCAAATTCATCACTTTTgatgccatctttttccctagAAATTTAAGGAACAACTCTTTTACTGGGAAAATCCCTGAAGAAATTGGTGAATTGAAGGAATTAGAGGTGTTGGACTTGAGATGTAATAACTTCAGTGGATTAATTCCCCCTCAACTTGGTACCAGTTTGTCACGAACAATACTGTAAGTGTATAGTGTCGAATAATTCGAATTTTCTAAGCAAGACTCTGTTTTAAGAACTCATTTTCTGCATAATTTTGGAGGCTACTGGACAATAATGAGCTGCTGAATCAACCTTCTGAGGCGGCTAAATCGTCTTGCAAGCGAAGATTCAATACATGGTATGCCTGTTTATTTGAGAATCAAGCTTAGTTGCATCATGTTGTTCATCGTTCGTGTCGTGTTCAACTCGTGTTCTCTCTGTTGCATCATCTTATCTTGCAAGCAAAGATTTGACTCATGCACTCGTGTCGTGTTGGATGCAATTGTtgtgaaaattttctttctagtaTAATTTGTTATGGGAAGTTTCTTTGTTGTtatgtgttgttattgtttagTTGCATCATATTGTTCATGTTATGTTTGTGGCACGTTAACTCATGTACTCTGTGTTGCATCATCTTGTCTCGCAAGGCAAAGATTCGACTCATGTACTAATGTCGTGCTCGTTTTGGATGCAACTGTCATGGGAAGTTgctttgttgttattgtttagtTGCATCATATTGTTCATTGTTCGTGTTATGCTAGGAAACTAAGCCAACCTGAAGATGCAGCTCAAAGGAGACTACTGGAGGAGAAAAGGCCTACAACTCCTTCAAAGTCGCAAAAACCACCCCATCATGCTCCGGAAAACCCACGGTCCCCTATTCCATCACCTCCATCAGGACACAAAGTACAACTTAATGCTTCTGCTCTGTCCCCTTCTCCATCGAAAGACAAAGCACGACCTAATTTTTCTACTCCGATCCCTTCATCAAAAAGCAAAGTACGACCCAATGCTTCTTTTCTGTCCCCTTCTCCATCAAAACACAAAGGACAATCCAATGCTTCTACTTCACGTCCTCGTTCGAGTTCACATAGTCAACGTGCAATACTAGCCGGAGCCATAGGGGGTACTGTATGTCTTCTAATATTAATAGCCATTACCTATCTCTTTAAAACGTATAAAGTATCCACCGTGAAGCCATGGAGAACGGGGTTAAGCGGACAACTTCAGAAAGCATTTGTGGCTGGTAATTATTCTTCTTGTCCTCCATTGCGAAACTAAACGTCCTCGACTGAACTTCAAAACGTTCTAATTGATTTAGGTGTACCAAAGCTGAAAAGATCAGAGCTGGAAGCAGCCTGTGAGGATTTCAGCAATGTAATTGATTCATCAACGACCGGTACTGTTTACAAAGGGACATTGTCTAACGCGGTTGAAATAGCAGTGGTCTCTTTCCCGGTGAAATCCGCGAAAGATTGGTCAAAGAACTTAGAAACACAATTCCGGAACAAGGTAAGATACACTCACTTGATGTGTTCTTCGTGGTTCGGTTTTTAACTATGTTCTTTGGTTTAATGGTTTTAGATCGAGACATTATCGAAAGTGAACCACAAAAACTTTGTCAACCTTCTCGGATACTCCGAGGAAACCGAGCCGTTTACTAGGATGATGGTTTTCGAATATGCTCCTAATGGTACTCTCTTTGAGCATTTACACAGTAAGTACATTAGCTATCCTTTTTCCATTTTCGTCCCGATAGCTTCCTATATGTTAATCCATGCATATGTTTTCGAGTAAACTTGTCAACTGGGTAAGTTGGATTGGTTTCGGATCATATCTAAAGTGAGTTactttgagttttaaaatttggcataattacaaatttagccCCTGATGTCTATCTTTTATGtcatttttacctatttttttcataattttgactttcaacttttaaattttaatcaaaatgcTGTTTTTCgcactaaaattttaatgacgATAACATGGCTGCCTGCGTGGTAGTTTATGTCAGAAACTTTTTATGAActatttttgaaactttttaataaattttatctttttaaaaaaaatattatgaagtACATGTGAATTGCCATGTGAGATATCACATTagtattgttaaaaattttacagtTCTGCCAGcttttctgtaaaaaaaaattactaaatttttaaagtttgagtgCCCaagtgaaaaaaagaaaagaaattagggCCAAAGTTACAAAAAGTGTAAATCGTATGAGCTAAATTTGTCATTATGCCTAAAATTTGTGCCATTCCGATTAGGGTCGATTTTGGATTTGAGTCATTTCAGGTTTGGGTGTTCTTTTATTCGAGTTTTTCAAGTCAGACCATTTGGGGTTCAAGTCGCAAGTTCGGGTCATTTCAGCTTActtgttcaaattattttgggtttagatcatttttaaatcgagttattcaattcAAGTTCAAGTTATATGGGTTAGGGTTATTGAGTTTTTATGACCATATCATGTTGGGTCGAGTTTAGAGTTCAGGTCATAAGGATTTGAGGCTCACGTTTTCGGGCCAGTTCATTACAAGTTTGCATCATTTGAAGTTCTAGTCACTTCACGTTGGGTCATTTTGGATTTGGTGTTTGGTCATTTTTAGTTTGGATCAGTTTAGATCAAATCAAACAAGTTAAGATCGCTAACCTTTTAAGATTAAATCGAATTAAATCGAATTTGAATGTTAATGACATGCATCTTTTCTCAATTGACATTGCAGTTAAAGAGTCCGAGCACTTAGACTGGTCCATGAGACTTAGAATCATAATGGGGATAGCTTACTGCCTTGACCACATGCACCACCTCAACCCGCCCATACCCCACAGAAACCTCTCGTCCTCGGCCATCAACTTAACCGAAGATTACGCAGCCAAAATCTCGGACCCATCTTTCTCCACCGAGGTACCTACGACTCTACAAAGCAACGTTTATGCGTTTGGGGTATTACTATTCGAAACAATCACCGGTAGAATACCGTACACGGTTGACAATGACTCAATTGATGACCAGTCATCACACTATTTGTCAAAAGACCAACCCCTTGTAAAGATGGTGGATCCTATTCTGAAATCCTTCGACACGAAGCAAGTTGAAGCCATTGGGGAGGTCGTAAATGCTTGTGTCGACCCCGAACCCAAACGGAGACCAAACATGAGAGAAGTTAGTGCAAGGTTGAGGGAGATTATTGGAATTTCACCTGATGGTGCAGTCCCTAAACTTTTTCCTCTTTGGTGGGCTGAGCTTGAGATTATGtctaattaattttgatgatatatatatgtaggcGAGCTAtgatttgtatttatttatagggTTAATGGAAACTTTGATGTATATACTTTGAGATAGGGTGGAAAATTTGGGAAATCTTCGTTTTTATTATGTATCTTTTATGTTCGTTTTACGAAACATAAAGACTAATCTTTTCGAAGTTTGTGGTTGTTCATCATAACAATGTTATCTCACgacttgaatttgaatttttttcattgaaaGTGTAATGTGTCTTATCATTACACTTAATGTTACATTCGTTTTCGGGCTGTGAATGAATAGATTGTTGTAGAAAGAATTATGgttaaacttcttggttggtTTAAACTTACGAATTAGTTTGATCAAAGTTGCTTATAATGGCAGATTCGTTTTGTagctattaaaataatttatacctATTGattatcaattataaattatcacaattgaagttgagttctaataagttaattaaattgataactTAAACCCAATCCAATTTAGTTGATCTTGATTGAATAGATTAACGTTATGTCAAAtcatttagattaattaagatttaagTCGATTGGTTAGTAAGTTAAAATATgagattaattgattaaattttaagttgaaatttttattattttaatcggATCGACCGAATTGGTTCTTAAAACTTTAAATCCATACATTTCAATTCCAAAAACTTACCTCACAAATGAATTAAGTTCATTGATTTTAATAGGTTTTATAATGTCTTTATTTACTTAGATTATTTATATTGTTcgaacatatttttttattcgttTCGATATATGGATATGAAGATATAATCTCTAAGAATCTTCCAAATACATTAAGAAGCTTCAAAAAATAATCTTACCTTGTATCACATGCATATCGTATCCCTCGAATCGCTAACATAtgaattcattttataaataataacaaaattaaatattcaaacagCTTTTTAATTAGTTATTCAACTAATCTTTTACTGGTTCAATTAATTTTACactaatttaatccttttttgtCAACTAATTTTTAACTCAACTAGTTCAACCGATGAATCCGATTTGATTCTTACAACCATCCATCatacccaattttttttattccacgTTCATTGTTAATAGAAAAGTGGCCTTCACGTAAATGAATATACAATAAAAACGTTGACCATGTTTAATACTTATTAGCTTGCACGTTTATCATTACATTAAAACATAAcacaaactatatatatatcattacatCAACTATTATTTCAACTCACAATCCTTATTATCCCCAAAATTACCCCTTTCAAGCTCCAAAACTTATATCCATGGCTGCCATTCACTTATCATTTTTCATCTTGCTTCTCCCGTTAGCCTTTCCCTCCGCATTTTCCTACGAAACCAACCCACAACCGAAAAAAACCCAAGTAGTCATCGAAGGAATGGTGTATTGCCAAAGCTGTGACAACTACGGGTCATGGTCCTTATCGAAAGCCAAACCGATCGCGTCGGCTAAAGTTAGTGTCATTTGCAAGAACCAAAGGGGACAAGTGAGTTACTACAAGGCCTCTGAAACGGACGGAAACGGTTACTTCTTTGCCGAGCTCCAAGGGTTTGAAATGAGTCACTTATTATTGGATCACCCTCTTCAATCTTGTGTTGTTAAGCTCGTCGAGTCGCCGCTCGAGGGATGTAATGTCCTATCGAACATTAACTATGGATTATATGGCTCGCCATTACGGTACGAAAACAAGAGGTTTTATAGGAAGGATTACGACGTCGTGATCTATGCT
This genomic window from Gossypium raimondii isolate GPD5lz chromosome 10, ASM2569854v1, whole genome shotgun sequence contains:
- the LOC105775914 gene encoding non-classical arabinogalactan protein 30 — translated: MAAIHLSFFILLLPLAFPSAFSYETNPQPKKTQVVIEGMVYCQSCDNYGSWSLSKAKPIASAKVSVICKNQRGQVSYYKASETDGNGYFFAELQGFEMSHLLLDHPLQSCVVKLVESPLEGCNVLSNINYGLYGSPLRYENKRFYRKDYDVVIYAAGPLAFRPAHCDAPTNHY
- the LOC105777920 gene encoding inactive receptor-like serine/threonine-protein kinase At2g40270 — translated: MVVNKNRKFVRLRQEFSVVVVVLLLFFLCQSSGCWSLNEEGLALLGLREKVVNDPFGALSGWKKVDGKFDHCSWFGIQCSNGKVIVVNLKDFCLEGTLGPELGNLAHIKSINLRNNSFTGKIPEEIGELKELEVLDLRCNNFSGLIPPQLGTSLSRTILLLDNNELLNQPSEAAKSSCKRRFNTWKLSQPEDAAQRRLLEEKRPTTPSKSQKPPHHAPENPRSPIPSPPSGHKVQLNASALSPSPSKDKARPNFSTPIPSSKSKVRPNASFLSPSPSKHKGQSNASTSRPRSSSHSQRAILAGAIGGTVCLLILIAITYLFKTYKVSTVKPWRTGLSGQLQKAFVAGVPKLKRSELEAACEDFSNVIDSSTTGTVYKGTLSNAVEIAVVSFPVKSAKDWSKNLETQFRNKIETLSKVNHKNFVNLLGYSEETEPFTRMMVFEYAPNGTLFEHLHIKESEHLDWSMRLRIIMGIAYCLDHMHHLNPPIPHRNLSSSAINLTEDYAAKISDPSFSTEVPTTLQSNVYAFGVLLFETITGRIPYTVDNDSIDDQSSHYLSKDQPLVKMVDPILKSFDTKQVEAIGEVVNACVDPEPKRRPNMREVSARLREIIGISPDGAVPKLFPLWWAELEIMSN